In Pyrus communis chromosome 8, drPyrComm1.1, whole genome shotgun sequence, one genomic interval encodes:
- the LOC137741477 gene encoding early nodulin-like protein 9: MANQIHKNYINAVFVVGIVCVTLLIQKSGATDFAIGGSKGWCVPDSSVHYNQWAERNRFQIGDSIVFHYPPGQDSVLLVTQDDYTNCNTDSPTAKKYTDGHTVFKFNQSGPFYFISGNKDKCQKNEKVVVIVLADRNRNAKPPSSSNSKDMIPSPAPSDEASPPPPPSETTEINPTPAPEGETPPPPPNAGSSVFMSFIGSVGAFAASTTLLIL, from the exons ATGGCCAACCaaattcacaaaaattatattaatgcAGTTTTTGTTGTGGGGATTGTATGCGTGACGCTGTTGATACAGAAGAGTGGTGCAACTGACTTTGCAATTGGAGGCTCAAAGGGCTGGTGTGTTCCTGATTCTTCTGTTCACTATAATCAATGGGCGGAAAGAAACAGGTTTCAAATCGGAGACTCCATTG TGTTCCACTACCCTCCTGGCCAAGACTCAGTGCTTTTAGTAACCCAGGACGACTACACCAACTGCAACACGGATTCACCTACGGCTAAGAAATACACCGATGGCCACACAGTCTTCAAGTTCAACCAATCCGGGCCATTCTACTTCATCAGTGGGAACAAAGATAAATGTCAGAAAAATGAGAAGGTGGTAGTGATTGTCTTGGCAGATAGAAACAGAAATGCAAAACCTCCCTCATCTTCAAACTCAAAAGATATGATCCCATCTCCAGCTCCTTCTGATGAAGCGTCTCCACCTCCACCGCCGTCAGAGACTACTGAGATTAACCCTACTCCTGCTCCTGAAGGTGAAACACCTCCTCCACCTCCAAACGCGGGTTCTTCAGTTTTCATGAGTTTTATTGGGTCCGTCGGAGCATTTGCCGCATCCACAACACTTTTAATACTCTAA
- the LOC137742042 gene encoding rab GTPase-activating protein 22-like, whose translation MWRDAGTPADSFYEVRPECTDVPKTRFKIKAGKTLSVRKWQAAFSPEGQLDIGKTLSRIHRGGIHPSIRGEVWEFLLGCYDPTSTFDEREQIRQRRRVQYARSKEDCRQMFPVVGSGRFITAPVITEDGQPIQDPIVLSQINPDNGSSTNRKNVMEPVMDKKVIQWMLTLHQIGLDVVRTDRTLVFYEKQENLSKLWDILAVYAWIDTDVGYCQGMSDLCSPMIILLDDEADAFWCFERLMRRLRGNFRCTDSSVGVEAQLSNLASITQVIDPKLHQHLETLGGGDYLFAFRMLMVLFRREFSFCDSLYLWEMMWALEYDPDLVSVYEESDTDNEKAEGSKGKPKSTRQCGKYERENMKSGAKNSEAPLPISVFLVASVLKDKSSKLLTEARGLDDVVKILNDITGNLDAKKACTGALKLHKKYLKKVPKKT comes from the exons ATGTGGAGGGACGCTGGGACTCCTGCTGATTCTTTCTATGAAGTACGCCCTGAGTGTACAGATGTGCCCAAAACCCGCTTCAAGATCAAG GCAGGTAAAACTCTAAGTGTAAGGAAATGGCAGGCTGCATTTAGTCCAGAAGGCCAACTGGATATAGGCAAGACTTTAAGTCGAATTCATCGTGGG GGAATCCATCCATCAATTAGAGGAGAAGTTTGGGAGTTTCTACTAGGTTGTTATGATCCTACGAGCACATTTGATGAAAGAGAGCAGATTCGGCAACGTCGAAG AGTGCAATATGCTCGGTCAAAGGAAGATTGCCGTCAAATGTTTCCTGTTGTTGGAAGTGGTAGGTTTATCACTGCCCCTGTAATCACTGAAGATGGTCAGCCCATTCAGGATCCCATAGTACTTTCACAAATAAATCCAGACAATGGTTCAAGTACAAACCGTAAGAATGTTATGGAACCAGTAATGGACAAGAAAGTAATCCAGTGGATGCTTACTCTACATCAAATAG GTCTTGACGTGGTTCGTACTGACAGGACACTAGTGTTTTACGAGAAGCAAGAAAACTTGTCAAAACTTTGGGATATTTTAGCCGTTTATGCTTGGATAGATACAGATGTCGGTTATTGTCAAG GAATGAGTGATCTTTGTTCCCCCATGATTATCCTTCTTGATGATGAAGCAGATGCATTTTGGTGCTTTGAACGCTTGATGCGCAGACTG cGAGGAAATTTCAGATGTACCGATAGCTCTGTTGGGGTGGAGGCACAACTAAGTAATCTGGCTTCAATTACTCAAGTCATTGATCCAAAACTTCATCAGCACTTAG AGACACTAGGCGGAGGTGACTATTTATTTGCTTTCCGGATGCTTATGGTTTTGTTCCGTCGAGAATTCTCTTTTTGTGATTCTTTATACCTTTGGGAG ATGATGTGGGCTCTTGAGTACGACCCTGACTTGGTCAGTGTGTATGAAGAATCTGATACTGATAATGAGAAGGCCGAGGGATCTAAAGGGAAACCAAAGTCAACACGTCAGTGTGGGAAGTATGAGAGGGAAAACATGAAAAGTGGAGCAAAGAATTCAGAAGCACCGCTCCCAATTTCTGTTTTCCTTGTTGCCAGTGTCTTGAAAGATAAGAGCTCAAAGCTACTTACAGAAGCTCGGGGTCTGGATGATGTTGTCAAG ATATTGAATGACATAACTGGAAATTTAGATGCCAAAAAAGCTTGCACTGGGGCATTGAAACTCCACAAGAAATATCTAAAAAAG GTGCCCAAGAAGACATAG